A window from Cryptomeria japonica chromosome 1, Sugi_1.0, whole genome shotgun sequence encodes these proteins:
- the LOC131033088 gene encoding pentatricopeptide repeat-containing protein At1g73400, mitochondrial produces the protein MVLKNTAECKLSTVWHLLRALPCKPRGHPLASMAFTGLKTLAAPWTQSIASLHYRLPNTHHRFTNIHLSTFSTNAAIQPFGVGNLCKTQKGESSVAVLSDLDEVCRIISENSDAGKDMESALEKYGVQVSTELVDKILERFRFQEKVAFRFFTWASQQNGYRHESHTFNEMIDILSSTKFKSKQFAIICDLLKLMKRSSNSRLPIEAFAKVLRDYTEKHLITLRKFANKKKGKIKANPEVNALNMLLDALCKCYLVSEAQALFDKLRIKFKPDDKTYSVLFFGWCTVRKPYKAMEILNEMIAVGHDPDNFTYNTLLDALCKDGHVGEALKFFNFMKAKGCAQSVPTAKTYSILIVAFSQLGRIEEALGLLSEMRDSRCLPDVPTYTEIIKGFCSAGKLEEAFKLLDEMRDKGYPPDIVTYNCFMKVLCNLKIVNEALRLFDRITDVGCLPSIHTYNTLIKMFCEMGQLHMAFDLFHDMNKPGVCSPDAFTYCTLIKGLLENGEIEEACSCLKDAVRNNLRLPYHAYDNFLMELSKAGDLRRIQWLSGYMRHFYYHRQSRRFHKAQRWRKGGDNR, from the coding sequence ATGGTTCTTAAAAATACAGCTGAATGTAAATTATCTACTGTGTGGCACCTCTTAAGGGCTCTTCCATGCAAACCCAGAGGACATCCATTAGCCTCAATGGCTTTTACAGGGCTAAAAACATTGGCAGCTCCATGGACTCAATCAATAGCATCTCTGCATTATCGTTTACCTAACACCCATCATCGTTTCACTAATATTCATTTATCTACATTTTCAACTAATGCCGCAATCCAGCCGTTCGGAGTGGGTAACCTCTGTAAAACTCAGAAGGGAGAAAGCAGCGTGGCAGTCTTGTCTGATTTGGATGAGGTGTGCAGGATAATATCCGAAAATTCGGATGCAGGTAAGGACATGGAGTCTGCCCTAGAAAAATACGGTGTTCAGGTGTCCACAGAACTAGTTGACAAAATTCTGGAGAGGTTCCGGTTTCAGGAAAAGGTTGCTTTTAGGTTTTTCACATGGGCCAGTCAACAAAATGGCTACAGGCATGAATCCCATACGTTCAATGAGATGATCGATATACTTTCTAGTACTAAGTTCAAGTCGAAGCAGTTTGCTATTATTTGCGACTTGTTGAAACTTATGAAAAGAAGCAGTAATTCTAGGTTACCCATTGAGGCATTTGCCAAGGTACTGAGGGATTATACAGAAAAACATCTTATAACTCTGAGAAAATTTGCAAATAAGAAGAAAGGAAAGATCAAGGCCAACCCTGAAGTCAATGCATTGAACATGCTTCTGGATGCGCTTTGCAAGTGCTATTTAGTTTCTGAGGCCCAAGCTTTGTTTGATAAGTTAAGGATTAAATTTAAACCAGACGACAAGACTTATTCTGTTCTTTTCTTCGGATGGTGCACTGTTAGAAAACCGTATAAGGCTATGGAGATTTTGAATGAAATGATTGCTGTGGGTCATGATCCTGATAATTTCACTTACAATACTTTGCTTGATGCATTATGTAAGGATGGACATGTGGGAGAggccttgaaattttttaattttatgaaagcAAAAGGGTGCGCCCAGTCTGTACCTACTGCAAAGACTTACAGCATCCTGATTGTTGCATTTAGCCAGTTAGGAAGAATAGAGGAAGCCTTGGGACTTCTTAGTGAGATGAGAGATAGTAGATGCCTTCCCGATGTCCCGACGTACACTGAAATAATTAAAGGATTTTGCAGTGCAGGAAAACTTGAGGAAGCCTTTAAGCTTTTGGATGAAATGAGAGACAAAGGGTATCCTCCGGACATTGTTACTTACAATTGCTTTATGAAAGTGCTGTGCAACCTTAAAATTGTAAATGAGGCCCTTAGACTTTTTGATAGAATAACAGATGTAGGTTGCCTGCCAAGTATTCACACGTACAACACGTTGATAAAGATGTTCTGTGAGATGGGTCAACTGCATATGGCCTTCGACTTATTCCATGACATGAATAAACCAGGGGTTTGTTCACCAGATGCATTCACGTACTGTACTTTGATCAAAGGGCTCCTTGAAAATGGCGAAATAGAAGAGGCCTGCTCATGTTTGAAGGACGCTGTACGGAATAATTTGAGACTCCCATACCATGCCTATGATAACTTCTTGATGGAGCTTTCAAAAGCCGGTGACCTACGAAGGATCCAGTGGCTTTCAGGTTACATGAGACATTTTTATTATCATAGACAATCCAGGCGCTTTCATAAGGCTCAGAGATGGAGGAAAGGAGGGGACAATAGATGA